The nucleotide sequence CAGTCTTCTGTCATTGATAATATTAAAGACCTCTTCCCTCTTCTCTCTATTGGTGTCTTTCAAAAACTGAGCTGCCTTCTGCATAGTCATTTTTTCGCCGTCTATTTCAACGGACATTTTTGCCGCTATAGCCCCATATTCTTGTTGCTTAGTTTCCATTTCTACCATCAACGGAATATTTTCATCCCTAAATATTTCTATGGCTTTTTGCAAACCTCGAAGATAGATGCGGTATTTTTCTTGGTCTAGATCGTTTAGAAATGGACTGGAATTAAGTTTAACATTTAACTGATGAGAAAATGGCGCAACCTTAGGCGAAATCTCTTGAATCCAAAAAGCAAAATCTTTGGCCAATTTTTCATCGGTGGTGTCAATATTCATCTTAATATATCGCCAAGCTTGTTCTTCTTCCAAAACGGACTCCAACTCACTTCTGTTCAGCATCCATTGTTCTAATTCCTCAACAGAGTTAATTTCTCTATCTAACAAGGACTTAAAATAAACCTCTATCTTTTCCCAACTATCAACCAATAGGTTCTCATCTATAAATTGTCTTTTTGGACGGCTAGGGATGTTTGGAGCGATACTTTTCATGTGGTATTATTTTTCTTCTTTAACTTCTTTTTTAGGCGCTTTTTTCTTGGGTACTTCTATCAATCCTTGTTCTTGCAAAACATTGTACCACTGGGCTAATTTTTTAATATCAGAATGATACACTTGATCTTCATCAAACTCCGGCAAAACAGCTCTCATCCAAGCAAACATTTCGTCTTTTGGTGATTTGTGATTTAGACAAGGTCCTCCATTTTCTTTGGCTGCAATAGCGTCAAAAATTTCACTGAGTGGCACCGTATCCGAATACGTATAAATGCCTATATCTTCCAAAGCACTCACCTGATGAGATGCATAAAGTGGCATTCTCTTTTTATCTGTCAAAGACTCTACAACAATGGTATTTTGTGCTTGACTAACCATTTTAAAAAGACCGGGCTTTCCAGATATAGATAAAATTCCTTCTAAGTTCATAGTATTAAAATTAGGGACGCAAATCTACAATTTTTTAGTGTTAGCACTGTAAGCGTTAATCCTTTTGTTGAAATTCAGGGATTTCTTTCAAAAAGTCGAAAGCGTGTTTTTCATAATTCATGCGGCAACAATAATGCTCCAAGCCATTGGAAACCATTAATAGAGGTACTTTCAAATCAAAATTATAACGCGCTATCTGCTCAAAAACCTTTTGACTAATCTTAACAGAAGAGGCTTTGCATTCAACAATAAGTAAGGGTTTGCCTTCTTTATCAAAACAAAGAATATCGGCTCGTTTGTTCATCCCATTGTATTTCAAAGCATATTCAACAACCATTAGCGATAAGGGGTAATTTTTCTGATGACACAAATACTGAATTAGGTTTTGACGTACCCATTCCTCAGGCGTTAGCTTGATGTATTTTTTTCTAACTTCATCAAAAATATATTTGGAACCTTCAATCAATTTAAGTTTGAAGTCGTATTTTGGCAGGTTTAAATCAAATAGCATAGAATAGCACAAAGAAATGAATTTTGAAGCAATCCTCTCGGACTTAAAAGCAAAAAAATATCAGCCCATCTATTTTTTAATGGGTGAAGAGAGCTATTATATCGATTTAATCTGCGATTATATAAGCCAAAACGTACTCAGCGAAACAGAGAAAGAATTCAACCAAAACGTACTGTACGGAAAAGATGTTGACGTTCAGACCGTAGTATCTACAGCCAAACAATTTCCATTCATGGGCGAACGCATGGTGGTCATTGTCAAAGAAGCTCAACAGCTCAAAAAAATCGAGCAA is from Flavobacteriales bacterium and encodes:
- a CDS encoding DUF5606 domain-containing protein codes for the protein MNLEGILSISGKPGLFKMVSQAQNTIVVESLTDKKRMPLYASHQVSALEDIGIYTYSDTVPLSEIFDAIAAKENGGPCLNHKSPKDEMFAWMRAVLPEFDEDQVYHSDIKKLAQWYNVLQEQGLIEVPKKKAPKKEVKEEK
- a CDS encoding type I restriction enzyme HsdR N-terminal domain-containing protein, whose amino-acid sequence is MLFDLNLPKYDFKLKLIEGSKYIFDEVRKKYIKLTPEEWVRQNLIQYLCHQKNYPLSLMVVEYALKYNGMNKRADILCFDKEGKPLLIVECKASSVKISQKVFEQIARYNFDLKVPLLMVSNGLEHYCCRMNYEKHAFDFLKEIPEFQQKD